From Homalodisca vitripennis isolate AUS2020 chromosome 1, UT_GWSS_2.1, whole genome shotgun sequence, the proteins below share one genomic window:
- the LOC124366854 gene encoding 40S ribosomal protein S7-like, whose product MCCCSRTLTAVYDAILEDLVYPAEIVGKRIQVKMDGKQLIKVHLDKNQQTNIDHKLDTFASVYKKLTGREVKFEFPETYL is encoded by the exons ATGTGTTGTTGCAGCCGAACACTAACTGCTGTGTATGATGCTATATTAGAGGATTTAGTGTATCCTGCTGAAATAGTGGGGAAGAGGATACAGGTCAAGATGGACGGTAAACAACTGATAAAGGTCCATTTGGACAAGAACCAGCAGACGAACATTGATCACAAG CTCGACACATTTGCTTCAGTGTATAAGAAGTTAACAGGGAGGGAAGTCAAATTTGAGTTCCCAGAAACGTacctgtaa